From the genome of Cytophagales bacterium WSM2-2:
AAGCGAAAGAAAAAGAAATAGATAAGTACAGGAAAGACCTCCTGCAGATCCGTGAGAAACGATCGAAGGATCCTGAGGTTTTAAAAAATGAGAGCTTCAGCGTGCTCAAGTTTTCAATCAATCTGTTTCTTCTCTCCATGTTGTCAGTATACCTTTTCTTCTTTTACGTATCGGCAGCCTTTAAGGCGTTGTATGTCGATTTTGAAGGTATTGCGGAAAGGATAGCTAAAGGTGAAGGGACAGGAAGTATTATGCCGGGGGCTTATGAGTTGGCCGAAGCACTTCAATACAACTACCTTCTTTTTGTCGTTCCCTTTGTTTTCTATGCCTTCGGCTGGGCGTTTCACGTCATCCTTCAGATCAAAGACAGAATGAAATTCGTCTTCCTCTCGTTGTTGATCGCTGTCACATTCACGGTAGATTTTCTATTGGCGATGATCATCAGCAACAATACCGAAAATGCCCGGTCATTGATGGGCTTGCCTGCGATCTCCTGGAGTCAGAGTCCCACATTCTATATCATTCTGTTCCTGGGATTCATGGTCTATATTATATGGAGCATACTTCTTGACTCGTTGCTGAGGGAATGGGACAAAAAGGAAATCACTAATAATCTGAAAAAGATTATAAAGCACCTGAACAATGATATCAAGATATTGAAGCCGCGGATTTTTGACGTGTCTTATATCAAAACCAAGATCCAGGATTACCGCGAGGATGCCAGCACGGTTATGCACGGTAACCTGAAGAAATACATCGACCAGTTTACTTCTGGCTGGATTGCTTACCTGGCACCTGTGAACCTGAAAGAGGTGAAAGAAAAATGCCTTGTCCTGAAAAAGGAATTTGAAGACAGGAACAACATCAAAAGCGGCATAGTGAAAGTAACCAGCAAGCGCCCGTTCCTGAACTTCTTCTAAACCACAAACCAGCTATAAGTATGAGAAAATTCATCGCACTTCTGGTCGCGTTGCTGATTGCGCTTCTCCTATGGTCTTGCAACATGCCCAGGCCCCCAAAAAAGAAAACTGAATTGCGGGCGAAGAATAACTACATCATTTTGCTGGATCTTTCCGACCGTCTCATCGTTCAGAATGATCAGCCCGAGCGTGACAAGCAGATTATCAAAAACTTGTATTCACTGTTTGAGGAAAAGGTAAAAAAGGAATTGTATATCAAATCGAGAGACGAGATCCGCGTGGTAATGGCTCCGCAGCGGGGGGTGGATCTGAACCAGAATGTATTTGAAGACAGGCTTTACGTGAATATTTCAAACCTGAATATGGTTGAACGTAAAGGACGGGAAGAGGAGAGAAGAAAAGATTTCTTTGCTAACCTGGATACATTGTATCGCCGGGCTGTCTTCAGTCAACGCCCCATAGATTACAATGGCGCTGACATTTGGAAATATTTCTACGAAGACCTGAAGACTGATTACTCGAGGGATAGCCTCACCAACAATTATCTGTTTATCCTCACTGACGGATATCCGATTGTAGGCCAGCAAAATAAATTGCTGCAGGTCAAAAATGAATTTCCTGATCTTGAAATTATTTTATTGGAAGCCGCTCCCCGTGAGGCAGATATGGAATGGGATCATCTGATGAGTATTTGGGAGAACTGGTTTACTACCATTGGAATTAAGAAATACACGCTCGTAAAAAGAAGTTCAATCACTAAAGAACTCGAACAGATCAGGCAGGCAATAACCCCGGATAGCCGGTTGGTTAAAATGGCCGCTTCGCAGTTCATGGAGTTTAAAAAACCCAAACCAACAGCAGCGACAGATACATCATTTATGAGATTTTACCGTAATGAAAAGCGGTACGCGTTGGTGGTCGGTAATTCGAAGTACAAACATGTCTCTGCACTACGGAACCCGGGCAACGATGCGACCGACATGGTAGTAGTTCTTCAGAAAATGAACTTCGAGGTGATCAGCGTTGTCGATGCAACGTATATGGAAATACGAAGCGCTTTTCTCAAGTTCAACGACAAGCTGATGAATGGCCCACCGGATCACACCGTGGGCCTGGTTTACTATTCAGGACATGGATTGCAGAGTGATGGAGAAAACTACCTGGTGCCGGTAGATGCAACCATTGAATACAAAGATGACATTCCAAGGGAATGCTTCCCGGTTCAGAAAACTATTCTTGGAAACATGGAACGATCCAATTCTAGGATGAACATACTTATCCTCGATGCCTGCAGAAATAACGCCTTTCCCCGCATGACCCGAACCTTTGGTGATGGGCTTGCCGAAATGAAAGGAGGAAAAGGTTCCTTCATTGCTTATTCAACAGCACCCGGTTCTACGGCATCTGATGGTATAGGCAGAAACGGGCTCTACACACAGGAGTTGATAAAAGCGATACAACTACCTGGCCTCTCGATCGAACAGGTATTTAAAGAGGTGAGGATAAACGTACTTAGACTCTCCGGTGAACGACAATACACCTGGGATAGCTCGAATATTACAGGAGAATTTTATTTTAATCTTAATTAATAATCCCCTGATACCCGGTTCGGACGAGGACAATCGTAGAAGGAAAGCATTACGACAGGAAGAGTGGAGAATGTCAAGGAGGCAAGTGAAGAGCTTGGCGGCTTTGGGCGAGATTCAAAGTACGAAAGACCACTTTGTTGGGAAATGATTCAAGGTAGAAATTAAAGGAGCACCTAAACACGCTATATGTTAGCCTTAACTTGCGTCCTGTTATTACGGGAAGATCGCATGCTATTTCTTGACCGTAAGATATTTGAGTCTTGACGGACGCTCCGTCAGTACACTCCGATGGTTCGTTAGCTTTTTAGGCTTGTCGACTTTAAGCGAAATAATACCGTAAACTTCCCATCCGTAAAAAGAATTTTTACAAAAGAATAATTGATTCTTTATACAAGCGATGGAACTGTTATCACAATTTTTTTTCAATTTTGCTTTGCGGGAAAGATAATGTGAGCGATGTCTCAAACACAAAATGATATTCTATAGTACTTATTTAGTAGTCGTTGGCGTCTTATTTGATCTGGTAGAACGTAGTAGTAAAGAAAAAAAACGAAGTGATGCTCCAGGCATTCCTGAAAATAAATCCATAGTGCCTCCAAAAATTCAGCCTGAGGTTTACAAGGGCATCTATTATGTTCGCCTGGCAAATTTGCCTGCACAACAAAAACAGTTTATTTCTCAAACTGGAATCCGGCATATTAAAATAAAAACAGAGTCATTTCTTTTATCGGATTGTATCCAGTACCACGACTATGAAAAGTGGTATGAGTCAGTTACTGAGAACTGATCCGTGTTTAATCTGACCCATTAATTCCGGGAGACTAGTTATTCTCCTGCGAACGACATTCTTTCTTTGGAGCCGGTTGCCCGATAGTGGTGCATGATCTTACCCCGATCAATACAAACAATATCATTATCATCAGTCCCCTGACGATACTGTCTCTTTTCAATTTTCCAGTGATCATTTCGGTTGTGGTTTTGATGATGCAAACATGCAACCCGTGCTATTTTAAAGCATCAGGAAAAAGATGATTTGGAGAAATCAGGAAAATGCGGAGGTTATTGCCACAGATTTCGCAAATGGTCACAGATAGAGGTTGCCATAGATTTCACAGGTGATCACAGATACAAATAGTTGGACTGTCGCACACTTCGACAAGCTCAGTGTGACATGCTTCTCCTGTCAGATCGAAATGAGATTGTTCTTGATCGCGTATTTGACAAGTTCTGCGGTGTTCTTGAGCCCGAGTTTGTCGAGGATATGCATTTTGTGGGTGTCCACAGTTTTTGTGCTGATGAATAATTGCTCCGCCACTTCTTTTGTACTTTTTCCGCTGGCGATCAGCGCGAGCACTTCGGATTCTCTTTTGGAAAGGTCCGACATCTTTATCTGGTTTTGAACCTGGCGACTGGTTTTCTCTTTATTATAGTAGTCCTCAAACACAAGACTGGTGATGGCTTCATTGAAAAACTTTTCACCTTTGAGTACTGTGCGTATGGCTTTGATAAGAGTTTCACGCTCTACGTTTTTTGGGAGATAGCCATCAATGCCGGATTGAATGCCGGCAGTGACAAACTCTTTTTTGATCTCGGAAGACAGAATAATGATCTTGACTGACTTATCGCGCTCTTTGATCCACCGCGTTGCTTCAATTCCCGTCATCTGCTTCATCATAATGTCCATCAGGATCACATCTGCTCCAACAGCGCTGAACTGGTCAACAATTTCCTCCCCGCTGGAAAAGGAGCCTACGATCTGGATATCATCCACTTGTTGCAGCATCATGGCGATACCATCACGGAGAAGGGTGTGATCATCTACTAATGCGATCTTTATTTTGCCAGGCTTGTCCATGTGTGATTAATGACTTATCCCCAATTTATTTCTAAAAACCGCTAAATACAATGGGAAAAACCCCCGGTCAACAGCTCTTTTTGATGCTGTATTAATTAAAGGAGAGCCTCACTCCTGAACCTGAGGAGAGGATTGGTATCAGGAATTTCCTGATAGGTCCGATATAAAAATCCATCAAATAAGCCTGATTAGGGCATTTTTGACAATTGCCTCCGGAACCGCAAGCGATGTAGTAAGGTAGTTCCTGAATTTCCAAAATGGGGCTGGCTCTGATGCCCTGAGCCTGTCGGGCAAGCAATCTTTGCATCGTTAATCACAAACAATTATGAATACGAGAGAGACGAAGATCCTGTTAGTAGATGATGACACGATAAACCAGGTGGTAGCGCGCAACTTGCTTCAGCAATGCTGGGGGGCACAGGTGACTGTTGCTAATAATGGTGCCGAAGCGATCATGCACATTACCCGCAAGTGCTTTCAATTGGTGCTGATGGATATTAACATGCCAGTGATGGACGGCATTGAAGCAACTAAAAGGATACGCGCAATGGAAGACCCTTACTTTAAAGCTGTACCTATTTTCGCCTGCACTGCCAGTGCCATTGCTGATGCAAAAGAACTCTCTGCAACTGCAGGTATGAATGATATCATTACAAAACCTATTATGATGGACGAACTGAAACTGAAGATCAGCAAGCACATCCCCGCGATGCGCAGGCCGCTTTTTGTAAATTTTGATTTGCACACGGATGGCAACGCTGACTTCAAAGATGAATTATTGCCGTTGCTTATCAGCAACCTGGAAGAGCTACAAGAGGCAATAGTGAAAGCGGGTGTGCTTTCGGACGCTAAAGTATTGCGCAAAGCTCTTCACAAGGCAAAGACTGTGACTACTATGCTTAATGATCCTGATCTGAACCGGTCAGCACAGGAGATCAATACTCATTGCTCTGCGGGAACTCCGGTTGCTTCTTTTCAAAGAGAACTAGACTATCTGTATAATATCTGCGGACAAGTAAGAGAGAGCCTTATTATGGAGATCAACCAGCACAACCAGGTGTATTTCAATACTTATTCTACATCGCCTGGCTTCAGAATCTCAGCAGCACAGTAACAAATAATTCAAACAACAAACCTAAAACACCCAGTACCATGTCAAAAGTAAAAAGCGCTAACAAGTTTATTAATACCATCGATGAATGTCTCACGAATGGTGTGAAGAACGGAATCTTCCAGGTGTCTTTGGAAGATGAATATCTGAATGGCCGCGAAGTGACCATTGCAGGAAAGAAAGTAGTCAACTTCGGATCATGCAGTTACCTTGGACTTGAAGTAGACCAACGGTTAAAGGAAGGTGCTGTCGATGCGACTTTACGCTTCGGTACTCAGTACTCATCTTCCCGCTTGTTTTCGGCTTGCAATCTTTACGAAGAACTGGAAGACCTCTTCTATAAAATATTCAATAACAACCCGGCTATCCTCGCTGCTACTACCACGCTTTCGCACGTGGCTGCGTTGCCAATTCTTGTACAAGACAACGACCTCGTTATCCTTGACCACCAGGTGCATGGCAGCGTTCAGCTGGCGGTTCAGTTGCTGAAAGCGAAAGGCACTAAAGTGGAGATGATCAAGCATAACCGCATGGATATGCTTGAAGACCTGGTGAAGGCTAATCCTAATAAATACAATAAGATATGGTATATGGCTGATGGCCTCTATTCGATGTATGGCGACTATGCACCGCTAGAGGAGATCAGGTACCTGATGGACAAATATGCTTCGCTTCATTTTTATGTAGACGATGCACACGGCATGAGCTGGACAGGGAAGCATGGCAACGGCTATGTGTTGAGCCAGATGGCGATGCATCCGAAAATGGTGCTGAGCACATCACTTGCCAAAGGTTTTGGCACCGGTGGAGGGATTACTGTTGTCTCCGATCCGGAGATGATGCGCAAGATCAAGACATGCGGAAGTTCTTATACTTATTCAGGACCGGTGCAGCCTCCGATGCTCGGGGCTTCGATCGCAAGTGCCAAAATACATTTGTCGGATGAAATCAGCGTACTGCAAAGCCAGCTAGCCGATAAGATTGCTTTGACCCGCAGTGTGATTGACCGTTATGATCTGCCACTCGTACTCCCGTCTGATTCACCTATCTTTTATCTCGGCCTGGGCTTACCACGCGTGGGATATAACATGGTGAAACGCCTGATGAACGAAGGCTTCTATACCAACATCGGTATCTTCCCGGGCGTTCCGGTAAAATGTTGTGGTTTGAGATTGGCTATCACCAATGGTCAGACTGAAGAAGATATTGTGAATGTACTGGATGCTTTTCAACACCATTTTCCCATGGCATTGGAAGAAGAAGGACAGAGCGTGGAAGATATTTCAGCAAATTTCGATTTGCCATTCGAGAATACCATCAAACGTTATGTGCACACCGTACCGGCAGCAGAAGAAAAGACAGAATTGGATATTCAGCACGAGACTACGATCAGGAACATTAATGTAAGCACCTGGGACGACCTGCTTGGCGCGAATGGAACCTTTGATTGGGCGGGCTGCAAGTTTATAGAAGATACTTTCAGCAATAATCCAGAGCCGGAAAATAACTGGAAGCTACACTACCTGGTGATTCGCGATCAATCGCTGAAGCCGGTGCTTGCCACATTCTTTACGGAACTTCTCTGTAAAGATGATATGATCGCACCTGCGGAAATTTCCAAGCAAATTGAGGAGGCCAGGAAGAAGGACAACTACTACCTCACCTCAAAAGTAGTGATGATGGGATGCCTCATGAGTGTGGGTGACCACCTCTACATCGACCGTGAAAGTCCATACTGGAAACAGGCTGTTTTGGAGATGATCCGTGTGATGGACGAAGTGAAAACTGAAAGCGGGGCTACCTCACTTCAACTGCGCGACATCGACACAGCAGACGTGGAATTAAAAGATTTGCTGATTAGCGAAGGTCTTATTAAAGTAGAAATGCCGGATACGCATATTGTTGACAATGTGAAAGCGTGGAACTCTGAAGAAGAATATATGCTTCGTCTGTCAACCAAGTCGCGCTGGCACTTCAGGAGAAATATTGTGGATAAACGTGGTTATTATGACATCCGTGTGCTGACCGGCAAAAAGGAAGTGAGCGAAGAGCAGGTGAAAACGTGGCGTAATCTCTACATGAATGTGAAAAACAAGAGTTATAACATTAACACTTATGCTTTGCCTGAAAAGTATTTCACGAAGATCATTGATGATCCGAACTGGGAAGTGATCGAACTGCGCCTGAAAGGAGAGGGGAATACTGAGAACGGACCAATCGTAGCTGTGGGCTTCTGTTATGTGTCATCAAGGAATAACTATTCGATCATGGCGGTAGGCCTGGACTATGAATACGTGGTGTCGCATGGTTGCTACCGCCAGAGTTTGTATCAATCGGTGGTGAGGGCCAATGCGCTTAAATGCGATAAGTTATACCTGGGTATGGATGCCTCGGTCGAGAAACGCAAGTTTGGAGTTGCTGTGGTGCCCAAGAGCGTATATCTGCAGGCTAACGACAATTTCAATATGGAGCTGATTGGCGCTGTGTACAACCAGGGAAAAAATTAGAACACTTAAAAAAGATTGAGTTATGGAGTACATCAATAAAAAGGACTACGGTAATATTTCGTTCTGGCTGGTTGACGAAGATATTGTTCTCTTCAAATATGCCCCTAAGGTTGCCATCGACTTGTATGCCGCGAAACAGATGGTTGAAAACCGTCTCAACTTCACCGGCGGCAGATCAATCTACGCACTTATCGATTTCACCAATGTAAAATCGGTGACTAAGGAGGCTAGGGATTACATGAACAGCCCCGATGGCGGATTGAAGGGAATATCAGGAGGGGCTTTCCTCTCGAACAGCGTGGTTGCCACCTTGTTTGTAAACCTTTATCTGAAAGTCAGCAACCCGGCAGTGCCCGCTAAATTTTTTACCACGCAAAAAGATGCGTTGGATTGGCTTAAGAAAATCAGGATCGAGAAAAAACAATATGCTCATGCTCTATGAAAACCGACCCGCATCCGTTGATGGTTTGCAGTACTGAACTTGGTAATGATATTGTGTTCATTGAATTCCAGGATAACCTTAGAGTTGACCTGGCCGTGGCACAGAGGATTGTGGCCAGCCGTCTTGACTTTACAGAAAACAGGAAACATTATGTGGTGATCGATATCTCCAATGTGCGGCAGGTGACGACTGAAGCCCGTGAGTTTATGCAACGCCCCGATGCAGGCCTGAAGAATATATTGGGCGCGGCATTTATTGCCTCGAACCCGGTGTCGGCCCTGTTGGCCAATATTTTTGTGAAAGCACCAAAAGACTTTGAAGCAAAATTCTTTTCGAACAAGAAGAACGCCCTGGAATGGATTTATACCAACCGGCAGAAACCGGAACCTGTATTATAAGAAAATAGGCAAATACACCTGATCATGACAAACACCTTAAGTATGATGCGCGTGGAACATGAAACTACCGTAGTCAAAACGGAAGTCTTGCAAAGGTTGCTGGACCTGAGCAAATCAATTCTCGAAGGGAATTATTCCCAACGCATTGCTGCAGACTTTGAAGACAACATGATCACCAAAATAGTTGACAACCTGAATCGCTTTTGCGACAAGGTGCAGCTCAACCCCAGCGGACTTGCTTACAGCCAGGACCAAACTGTCTCTACATTTATTGAAGTAATAAGCTCTTTTACAAACCTGGACTTTACTCAAAAGCTTCCGATCTCTGAAAATGGCACGATCATGGACGCTATCGCTACAGGTATCAACATCCTGGGTGATGAACTGGAACAGAGTACCGCATCTAAGAAAGACCTTGAACGCGAAAGGAATAAACTGGACGAGGCTCAGTCCATTGCAAGGATTGGAAGTTGGGAACTGAGGGCCCCTTCGTTTCAATTGAAATGTTCGAAGGAAGCATTCCGGATTTTTGAAGTTAGCACTGATACTGATCTGGATCTATATGAGGCGTATATGCAGCGCGTTCATCCGGATGACATTGAAAGAGTGGACAAACACATTCGCAGTTCTATTGATAAGGTGGAAGACTTTACGCTGGAACACCGTATCATCTCTACAGACGGTTCTATGAAATACATCTTATGCATTGGTGAGGTAGTGAAGAATGACCGTGGCCATGCGAAGCGCTGGAAAGGAACGTTTCAGGATATTACGGACCGTAAGTCGGTGGAGGAAAAACTGAGGAATGCGAAAACCCAGGCCGAAGAAGCAAGCAAAGCGAAAAGCCGCTTCCTTGCCAATATGAGCCACGAGATACGCACTCCGCTCAATGGCATTCTCGGCCTTGCCGAAATTATGATGGGCGAAAATGTCAGCAATGAACATTATCAATATCTCAAATTAATCAGAGAGTCTGGAAAAAACCTGGCGAAACTGATCAACGATATTCTCGACTTCAGTAAAATAGAGAGTGGCAATCTTCAGTTGGAAAATATTGGTTTCAACTTCAGTGAGACTATCACGGCAAGCATATTGCCTTACAAATTCCTTGCTGAGCAGAAAGGACTGAACCTCGTTTACAATCTTGACAATGCTATACCGAGCGAAGTGATTGGCGATCCCACTCGTATTTCACAGATCGTCACTAATCTGGTCGGCAACGCCATCAAATTTACGGAACATGGTAAAGTGGATGTTTCTTTTTCACTGAAAGAGACTAAGCAAGATGAACTTATAATTCAGGGCGTGGTCAAGGACACGGGTGTAGGTATTCCGAAAGGAGTGGAGCAGCGTATATTCCAGAGTTTTTCACAGGCTGATGAAACAATCACGCGCAAGTTTGGAGGAACTGGCCTTGGGCTGAGTATTGTCAGAAGCTTGTTGCAGCAAATGTCAGGAGATATTGTGGTACAAAGCCCGGCCTACCCTGAAGAGAATATGGGCTCGGCATTTATTTTCACTTTGCGACTGAAAAAACCTGCTGTGAAGGCGGGTGCCGAAGACCTGGCTGTTCTGAAGCCGAAGAAATTCTCGGAAGAGAAAGCGCTTCATATACTGATCGTAGACGATAACAAAATTAACTTACTGGTGGCTGACCGGATGATCAAGAAATTCGGAGCGGAAGTTACGACAGCAGAAAGCGGGGCGGAAGCAATAGAGCTGGCAGCTTCAAATTCCTTTGACCTGGTGCTGATGGATATCCAGATGCCTGACCTTAACGGTTGTGAGACGGCCATCGAATTGCGTAAAGCAGGTTTTGATAAGCCGATCATTGCTCTTTCGGCTAATGCCTATGCGGAGGACATTCGCAGCAGTATTGATGCCGGAATGAACGATCATTTGCAAAAGCCCTATACGGAGAACCAGTTGTTTACGAAGCTCAAAGATTACGTTCGCGTGGAATAGATCACATTCCTACTTTGGAAAAGCCGATGCATAACAGGAACATCAGGGCCCAAAGCAAAACTACCATTCCTGCAAAGTATACTATAGCACGTGTTTTTGAATTGACATTTACTTTTGCTTTCATTTTTTAAGCGCGTGGTTGGAAGTGGTTTTACGCAAGGATAGAAGACTCGGTCTGTTCATTGTACTTTTTTTAAGCAGGCTGCAGAAAGAGCTATTAATCGGCCTCTGTATTGAGCCATCGGCATGAATCGTTTGCCCGTCATTTACTCACCAAATATGTCATTTGCTTAAAAAGCTATCCGATAAGGAATATAATGGAGTTTCTTTCGAAAAAAAGAAACGTGTCACATCAATCTACCGCGAAGAAGATGCCTGAACATGAGGAGCCGCAGGTTGTAAAAGAGCGGACTTTAAATGTTGTTGCCACATCCGAGAAAGATTTACGACAAATGGAACTCGAAAAGTACCTGTCGTTGATCAACACGTTAAAAGGTCATGAAGAATTTTTACTTGATGACGAAGGGGTAATTATCAGTTCCAATCTTGAGGCTGTCAACATTACCGGATACGAAGAGTACGAGATCATAGGAAAGCACTTAAGGATTTTCTACACACCGGAGGATGCGGGTAAAGCAGAAGAAGATTTGCGTAAAGCAGCGTCCGTTGATGGCGTAGTCGTCACTGGCATCCGGCTTAAAAAAAGAGGGATCACATTCTGGGCGAAGATGAAGATTAAGCCGTGGTTCAATGACAGTCAAAAACGGTTCTTTAAAGTTACCCTCCAGGACAATACCCACCGTACACTTTCGCGACTCAAAGTCCAGTCGTTCCGTGACGAGTTCCTGGCGATTTTCAACAACCCTTTCATCGGTACATTCAAATTCAAGAAGAGCGACTTCAAAGTGGTGATGTGCAACCAGAAGGCGTTAGACATCACCGGACAACCCAATTCAGATCATCTTTCATTTAGTCAGATATTCAGCTGCAAAACTCAGTGGAAGCAATTTGTGGACTTGCTTGAGAATGAAAAGAAAGTAGAAGGCTTTCAGTTTATCATTAATGACAACCGGACGCTGGAGAAAAACTGGGGGCTGATCAGCGCTCGCTATTTCGAAAGCCAGGGTTTTGTCGGAGGCGTGCTGATGGATATTTCAGAACAATATCATCATGTCAATGAATTGCAGCGCGTAAATACCGAGCTCGAGAATTTTACATACCACGCATCGCACGATTTGCGCGCACCACTTACTACGATCATGGGACTGGCCAACCTCGGAAGTAAGG
Proteins encoded in this window:
- a CDS encoding DNA-binding response regulator; this encodes MDKPGKIKIALVDDHTLLRDGIAMMLQQVDDIQIVGSFSSGEEIVDQFSAVGADVILMDIMMKQMTGIEATRWIKERDKSVKIIILSSEIKKEFVTAGIQSGIDGYLPKNVERETLIKAIRTVLKGEKFFNEAITSLVFEDYYNKEKTSRQVQNQIKMSDLSKRESEVLALIASGKSTKEVAEQLFISTKTVDTHKMHILDKLGLKNTAELVKYAIKNNLISI